AAGCTGGCCCCCCCTTTAAGCCGACTGATGGGTGTCGGAATGGTGCATGAGAGGGaattggagaagagcagcaaggcCCCCTCTTCCTTGACGagaagttttttttttctttcggtATCCTGTCCGTCCCGTCGTGACAAACACGGGTCTGTACTCCAGGACTCTCCCGTCTGTGCTTCTGCAAAGAGATTTCGCCTTGACGGACTATtagagaaagggggagaaCGTGTTTGCTTGGGTTTGATTGCTGCCTTTTTCACTCATAGACAGTACTTCTGCACAGACACCAATCCCAGACCGCTGCTCATATCCAGGGAGTTGAGTccaggagaagcagcaacatcgACAAACCAAGACGCAGGCCCAAGTCAGCAACCATCATGGGAAGCTCACTAGACTTCTCGTGCCCCAGGGGAGGTAACTACTATGTCTGCGAAGACCAGCCAACTCGCTTCGTGGGATGCTGCACCATCAATCCATGCATCACCTCGTCCGGCCTCTGTCCTGACAACGACCTCCAGCCCCTCTCGTTCAATCCCGATGCCTACGACCAGATCCGGGGGCAGAATTGCCTGGACACCGGATACCAGTGGTACGTCTGTCGCGACTCGTCGCCACCGTTTCTGGGATGCTGCTCCCAGGACGCATGCATGACAACCGGCTGTCCGAGGAACAAACTCGGAGCTGCGAGTTTGAGCTCAAACAGGGCGCAAGCAGCCCCTTTCTTGTCTGGGggctcttcatcgtcaacgacaacaacaacatcttcatcaacaacagaAACAACCTCATCAATATCGACATCGACAACAAGCAGAACCCCCTCGACAACGCTGAGCACAACGGCGAGCACGACTGCAAGTGCCACTAGCACTCAGCCTGCTGCCGTGTCACCTCCAACGCATAATACGGGGCTCAGCAAAGGCGCCATCGCGGGCATCGCCGTGGGAGCAGTGGCGGGAGTCTGCATCCTCGCCCTGGCCGCCTTTTTGGCTCTGAGGCagcggcggaagaagaagggcccAAGCATAGTCATCACGGCCAGCGGCACCGGCAGAAAGGATGAGTATGGCGACGACTCGCTGACCGAGTATCATGACAAGACGGCAGCAAACGCACACGAGCTGTCAGGAGCCGGCGCCGGCCAGATGGCGCAATCACAAGCACTCCATGCTGGTGCCCAGCCATCTCCGGGCCTCGAGTCGCCCATCTCAGAGCTCCCCGCAACGCCGTCGACGCCAGGCAACCGACACTTTGTCTCCGTTGGCAGCTCCGATGGCGTGACGGGCAGGGAGAGCGAGCTGTCCGGCATTAGCGCTTCACCAAAGCAAAGTCCGCTGCTGCATCAGTCGTTGTTTGAGCTTGAGGACTCGTCAAGCCGCACATTTGTGGGGAGGTAACGAGATATTGATACTCGTACATCTCACGACATGAGATTCCGGAGGACTTCCGATGCCTATGACCAATGGCCGATGCATAAAAGTTGCATTGGACTTGTTGGTACGACtattttttttgtttctcgtACAACTAATCCTTATGCCCTTGACGTACGGATTATACTGTAGCGCGTGGATTCTCTCCTCGTATACGTGGCAGAGGGGGGTGGCAGTCGATCTTGACGGGCTGTGGCGGACGGCTGTTTCGGGATACGAGCGACGGCTTACAACTTGACGGCGGAGTTTGAAACCTTTTTTCACTTGTCTCATTTTCTCCCAACTattgcttcttccatttccctTGGCAGCTTCTATGCATTGGCTCCCTAATTCAATTCTTAATCTAAAAAGTTCCGGCTGTATTGTATTGGCtgcatgtgtgtgtgttttgtttgtctaGACTCCAtaatttttctctctcgtaGGCAAACCTTCGAAATTGCAAGTCTCACAGGGTGGGAATGGGCCTCATTCCACACCCGGGCTTGCGCGTACCACCCGTCTCTGCCCTTATCACAGCCAATCAGACGCACATGTCTGACCAGAAACCGTTACGAAACACTGCAGCTTCGgccaaaaagaacaaaaaagaatggAGGAAACCAGGTAAAACAAGGAATGAAATAAAACAGAAATATGCTTCGAGCCGTTCCGCGCCTCAGTCGGCCTGGCTGCTCGCCCAGCTGGTGAAAATTCAATCGCCTTTGGGGgagcaaaaaggcaaagccCCAACCAAATTTCTTGCTGCGAAGAACGTCGGGTCATACAAACGTCATGATTCCACAACGCCAAGTTGCTACGAAGATGTccagtctttttttcctccttgtTTTTTGCCCGGGACAAAGACGCCTCTACGCCCTCTCTGGAGTGGAAGGGCcataaaaaaataaaagggcCAAGCAAATGTTTGGCCCAAGCCACGGGGAAGCCGCAGGGATTGGTCCACTTGAGGCGCAGCCCGTGCGGATTACGACATGTGAGACAGCTTATTGTATACAGTGTCTCTGGTAtagcttgtgcttgtgcttgtttttctctttctaatttttattattcttttttatcCTTTTATGCGTGTGTGTAtgtctcttgtcttttgCCGTATCCCGTTTCCCGTTTCTGGGGCGATAACTCGAGGGAAGATCGCCGAGCTCTGCCCATGTACACGAGGGGCGTCTAATTGGGGAAAATTGCCTAATCAGGACGAACATTGACATTCCATGACCAGACACAGAGTCATTAGAGCCTCATCATTGCAACCTTAGAAAATAAATCAccaaatctcatctcataAACAAATCCCAACAGCATGGATTCTCTCCGATCGCCGGCATTGTGCCATTTGCCAGCATTCAAATCTCATAAACGCCCGCAGCCGGTGTGCCGAGGATACGTCACCATTACCATGCCATGCCTCCTCTCCGCGTAACACTCAGCGCCGATCGGTTGCAAGCCACCGGGAATAATCCCTGCAAGAGACACATCTGTGCTGTCGCTTCTTTGTCCCGTCAACTTGTAAGAGTgagctctggctctgctcgtattggtggtgatgaagcTCTGCCCGGACGTACAAGTTACCAATGGATCATGCAAAGGTCAGGTATCCCACTTTTTCACCGCGATGTATACGGGGATCTACTCGTTCGAGTACCCCGTGTCCAGAGAACGCCCCCTTGCCTACGTCAACACTGTGTGTATGATTGTTGTgtgtctctcttttcctcatcGCCCCGTGGATCCCCCAGCTGTGGCTGTTGCAtgaattttctttttttgggcaagggagagagaatgTACTCGTAAAGGTGAGTTGAGGTGTGTAGGTCCAGGCCGCTTTAAAGGGTCGTTGTCTCCCTCTGTTTTGATCCATACATCTCTCGCTCACTCACCTCCCTTTGCTCCTGCGCGGCccatatatatacatatatatataaataccAGCATATAAGTCATCCGTTCACCAAGCGTCCACTTGcactcctccttctcttcctccccttcttccacctACACCAGACGAAGAAAGCATCCAATCGTTCACCATGAAGCCCCAAACTTTCGTTGTCGCTGCCCTCGGCCTCCTGTCCGGAGAAGCCATGGCCCAGGGGCCTCTGATCTCGTCTGTGTCTGCCGCCGTCTCGTCTGCTATTGCCTCTGGCAGTGCCATTGCTTCCAGCATTGCCTCTGAGGCCTCGTCCGTCGCCAGCAGCATCCGCTCAGAAGCTTCTTCCGTCGCCTCCAGCGAGACCAATACCGCAACCACCAGCAGTGAGACCACCTTGACAACTACCattgccaccaccaccacccaaACCACTGTCGAATCTGCCACCACAGAGTCTGCCACCACAGAGCCTGCCACTACCATCCCCGGAACCACCAACAGCGAGACCACCATTCCTGGTACTACCATTCCTGCTACTACCATTCCTGCTACTACCCGCTCCGCTACTACTCGCGTCACCACCAGAACCTCTGCTACTACTGCTACCTCTACCGGTCTGGCCATCGCTCCCACTGCtgatgccaagctgctggctcCTATCCtcggtgctgccgctgccgtctTGATGCTGTAAACACTTGTCTCTGGAACTACTATCTATCTATTTCTTATGTTGGGCGGAGGACTTGATATGGAGCGGAAGTGAAGGGAGGAAAGAGTCGACAATTACTacgagggaaaaggaagaatTACGCATACACGGGACCTACTAATTAATGTGTTTGTCTACTCGACACACGACGGCGTTAGTTACTTCTTTTAAATTGATCTCTCAGTCTCATCACTgtgcttttttccttttgttttctttctttcttttgtggGATGTTTCGGTGATTAATGGTCATAATGGATGAAGTGAGGTGCTCAAAAGAATTAATAGTTCTTGACTCTTGCTTGATTTGAATGTTACAGCATATTCAATGGACAATATTGCAACTGAATGCAACCGTGACTGCAGAATGTCACCTGTTCGTGATGTTGCTTACAATAATTGAGCGAGTAAATTATCCCAAATTACACCATTTCATCTGGAATTCATCAGCCTCTTCAACAGGACCTAAACTAGAACGTTTAGCTAATTAGTTGAACGGACCGCTTCAGCCGTGGCTGGCTCGGTGATGTCCCGTTTCTGTGGCGGGCGCCTCGAGGGCGTATGTGAGTATGAGGCGAGATTGGCTAGAAACGAAGCCATTTGGGTTGATACAGGAGTTGTAAAATTGAATACACAACCCATGTCCTTCTGAGCTATGAAAATAGAGTAAGTTGATAATAAGAAGATGCGCTCATGGGTAGTGCGATGTAGTTCATACAGGGTCGCTAGTAGCTTAATTGAGATGCTTATGTTCAGTATAGTCTAACGGTGGAGTTCATTTACACGAACAAGTCGAATACGCATTGAATGGTCATTCACTTACCTACTCAGCTATGCAGTTTCTTGACCTTTATGGATACGCTTCATAACAACTAAAGATTTGTAGGAGAATAAATCCAAGATCTCTCCTCTGAAAAGTAAGGGCCTTAAAAATGTCACATTTGTACATTATTGTGAACTGCTTTAGGGATTCAAGTCTGTCTCTATATTAGATTTTTGTAGAAATTGATAGAAATGAATTATACTCTCTCCAAGACTCATCGCTCATCTCTCAGCCAGCAGTCAAAACTCTACCTACGATAGGATACATGCATAATTGCGGCAAAAGGCATTCAGCAGCTTGCCTTACTGCAGAGATATGGCAAGAATAGATGGGCCTAGAATATTGATTAGTTGTAATTAGTGAGATTTACCAATCTCTTGTCAAGTTGATGCAAATTATCACCTATTCGGCGGTGTCAGCGTAAACCAGCTGTTGAGCACCTGCCACCGCCTTCACTCGCTCTCCTCAGGCAACAACTCGCcaacctcttctcttctgtttgctatttctctctcatatctctcttttcgcattttccatctccatttctcttccttgaAGCAACTCCTGGACCTCATCTCACGATGCCACCAGAGATGGATTCCGCTGCAATTCCCGACGGCGATGGTGCAAAGGCCGTCGAATCACAGCCTGAGGTGGACGAAAGTGTGATCTCGATACCGACCCTTTCGGTCAcaggagctggagcagaagctcaggaagaggaagcggaCGAGGACGCTCTGGATGACGCCGTTGATCCTGCTCAACCTTCAGCGCCcacgaagaagaaacgaaagaacaagaaaacaaCAGTCGCCAGGGGTCCACTGGCATTGCCCAAGAATCGCGGCAATGGATTTGAAGGTATGACGTCTCATCTTTGACAGCTTTTTCAATAGTGACTCGAGGCTAAACGATGGTAGAGTATTTTGCAGACCCTCCCATGACTCCTGATGAAGCCATGGAggagaaacaagagatatATTCTCCGTAAGCAAATCACAATGACATGTTGGACAATTCAAGAAGCTAACAGGTAGCCACAGAGACATTTCTTTTGAAAGGTATCATCAACGATTCGAACgtcccttctctcttctggtTTCAGTTCAACTAACCTAGTACACCTCCATCTAGACGAATTCAGTCATGCATTCAGCGTTTCCGCTCTCGTCGCCGTGTCCAATATCCGAGAACTACCTACTTTGACGACTACCTCTTCCTTGGTGGCGTGGATACGAACCAAGCTGCCTACTCTGGACTTGATCCAAAGGAACTCAAGCAACTCACACCTGCACAACGTCGCGAAGCCACGGTTAGGGATGTCGTCTATGAAGGTACCAGTGGTGGTGACCGCTTTTACAATGGCGACGAAACCAAATGGACTGTCGACTTTGCCAGCGTAGCAGCAGGCTTCCTCTCCAGAGCAATCATCCCCTTGACTGGTCTTCAGACTGGACCAATGGAAGACGCCATAGATGTGATTGAGAACTTTCTTCGATACGTCCTCCATCACGATGTCTGTCCCGAGTATGAAAAGAATGTCAAAGAGGCACTGAATGTCTGTCTGATGGCTAGAGAAGAATGGCCCATGCTCAACTCTTTGCAAGCCGCACTTCCGGGTCTCTTCAACTTTGCTGCGACGGAGTTGTTCTCGAAGACTGATCCCGATGCATGGGCCCTTGATTTGTTTCAGATTCCCGAGGGGTTCGATGCGAAGTCTGTCTTCTATTCGGCCATTACAATGCTGGGCGATACCAAAGTGTTTGAACATCTTGTTGCTAACGCCGTGGAGCTTGTCAACCAATATGAATGCACTCTAGAGATAACAAAGGTCCATCTCCCAACCAAAGAGCTGATCGAGCGATTCCAGAAGCTTGCCATCACTACAGACGGCAACAAAAAGATCCGACTCATGGAACTGGGCAAACTCACTCTCAAACCAGCCGCGATCGAGGATGGATGGGTCGAGCCGGACATACAGCATCCGCTACagggcaaggagattgagtTGTATTTCGAGCAAAACATCCTTGTCAACCTCAAGCCAGGTATGAAGATGACGTTGGAAATCTGCGAACTTGGAGCTGACGTTCGTTTTGTCAAACATATTCGCAAGATTGTCCCCTCATTCTACACGTTTCTTGCGCAGGAGTTGATGGTACACTTCAGGGTTCCAGAACAAAATGACCGCGCGGCGCCATCAGTGCACAATCCTACGGCGGAAGACAGTCAACCAGTGGAGGAGTAAACATACGGGACATTTCATTGCATTGAGTTAGTTTGATCAGTTTATCATAAGTAGCACAGGACTATTAGTTCGGCCATATCAACGCCGTCTCTTCCTACCGCATAGAGAAACAATGCAGAACCCTTTGACCCTAATTGACATGTTCATGAAATTCAACGCTTTGTGTGGTACATAataagaaagagaaataagaaaggaaaagaaaaattgaaaagagaaagcCCAGATATCTAAACAAAGAGCAGCTAAAAGGGCAacgcatcatcatcccctcTACTCTCCATCCACCTGATCTTTGTTTGCAGCATGATATATATTTGTATCGCCGCTCTGTTATATGGATCCGTGTCTGTATCCGTTGGAATTGTTTGATAGTCTGATAGACTGGTGGCGGCAAACTGCATTTTTCCCGTTTAATCGCGTGTCTGGACCTTGTGGTCGCCGGCAACAACCTCGGCGTACGAAGGAGGAACACCCTGAGGATCAGAGCTGCCCTCTCCAGAGTTTGCACCACCGTTCTGCTGAGGTCGAGAAGAAGGGCTGGGGTGCTGCTCAGGCCGAGAGGTGGTACCATAGTTCATACGGCCCTGCTCCTCCTGGGGCTTGGGCTGCTGGCAGTGAGCGCCATGGGGCGTCTGAACGTAGACATATGTGACACGGCCGCCTCCGTGCTCGTTGGGGATAGcctcgtactcgtacgccgGCTCGGGGAACTTTGCGATGATGTACCAGGCGTGGAGAAGGCCGGGGATGAAGCCGAGGATGCagaggaggatgttgatgagggAGTCGGCGCTACAGATGCCGCACTTGACCCAGACTAGAGACCACGGTTAGTGAGTCCATCAGGCAGGCAACAGGCAGACAGGCAGGCCACAGGCAAACAAGCGAGCGAAGATATTTACAGCAGACAGAGCTGCAAAGCAGACGATGATGCGTAGATGGTGGggtgatgcgatgcgactTACCAGGCAGCGGGGGGAAGAGAATGGCGAGGACGCCTAGGAAGATGTCGGCAGAGcacatgatgatggatgactggcttttgttgttgatgacaaGAATCGAGGTCTGAAGTTGAGAGTCTATCGCGAGTATTGAGACGAAGAACAGgcgaagaacaagaagaaatcaaggGTCTCTTGGTTCGTCGGTTTTCTCGCCCTACCAGAAGGGAAGGATAAATGATAAAGAGCGCGAAGTGGGCTTGTGacggatgatgacgatgcttgGAGCTGCTTATTGAATGGGGTTGCGTAATGATGGGGCGGAAGGGGGAACTGTGATTGGCTGGGTTTAGGGGGAGGCAAAGGTACTAAGCCACTGAAGGGAGAGGCTGTGGACTCACTAAAAATTACGTTGGGGTGGTTCGTTATAGGGTAGATCCGAGAGAAGATGTAACATCAGTTATTGGAGTCATAACTGGGTGATTATATTGATGGTGTATGGTGATGTTGCCACTGTTTGTTCAGAAGCAACGCATGAACACTTCAATTCTTAAATATACAACTAAGTTTCTGGCACATGGAAAGCGCGGTGTGTCCGCCTGCAGCCTGGCCCTGAGTTGAGTCACCACCGAatcactcacacacacaacaTCACGCACACCTAATCCAATCAAGTCTAGCATCCAAAAGGCTATGCTGTAGCACAAATGCTACCGTACCCTTTGAGTGAAGTGAGGGCATCGCTCCATTAGTACTAATCATCCCTTTTCCTGTGGATGATATTGAAAAGTCACTGCAGAATGATTCATGATCCAATACGTATCAGTCGAATCACCGCCTCGTATTCATGCTGCAAAATGCATCCCTAGCTTATGCAGCTTTCATGCAATGGAAATCGCATGACATGACACGCTTCTATATACCTTAAACATAAAGCCGTCCCTAGATAAAACTGGGCCACATACCCTCGCTCGGTCAAGCCTCCTCTCACCGAATCTCTCCCGATATTTAGCCTCGGTCAGTGGGGGCTGACCTTGAACTTTTCTACtaccaagcagcagccttgccatTAGCGCGTCTTCATGTCCTAATTCACCAACTTTCAATCCTGCGCCTTGCAGGACTCCAACCCGCAAACATGGACGACCTTTTGAATCTCGAGCTTCTGTCTCTCGTTTCAAAGGTCACCTCTGAACTCCAGAACCATGTTGGAATCAGTGACAAGACCCTCGCCGAGTTCCTCATCGCACAGCGTCTCGAGAGCAAATCTAGCGATGACTTCCGCAAGAGGCTCGATGGGCTCAATGCCGACTTCCCGCCCAGTTTGATCGACAGTTTAGATCGTCTGGTGGTGGCGATGCACCCCAAGTTCAAAGGGCAGAATGGAGATGCGCACCACGAcgagcatcatcaccatcggaCGTTCGAGGAGAACGAAAAGGTCTTTAGCGGTCTTGCTATGCCCGATAAGACACCCGGCTACAACGACGGCGCGGACGCTATCGATGATACACTGGCGCTTTTGGAAGGGCTCgagggcaaggccaagaaagagaaggcaTCTAGAAAGAGGAGCAGAAGCCCAGAAGATGAGCACAGAGAGTCAAGGTCACGCCGGCATAGATCAAGATCTCGAGATCGGCGGAAGCGGGACAAGTACAGGTCGCGGTCACGGTCGCAGGACGCCGGCAATGAAGACTGGCGAGATGGATTCCGAGAGTCTAGGAAATCACGAAACCGACGACGACACGACTACGATGACGACATCGACCGTGACGACTTCAGCCGCGCTCCTGCACCCGAGGTGGATGACCAGCCCATCATGAACAAGATCTACCAGGGCCATGTCACTGGAATTAAAGATTTTGGTGCCTTTGTCAACCTTCACCACGTCAGAGGAAAGGTTGACGGACTGGTTCACATTTCTCGCATTGTATCTGGTCAACGGGTGACTCACCCCTCAGATCTGCTCTCCAGCGGGCAGCAAGTCTGGGTCAAGGTTGTCAGCATCGAGGGCCACAGGATAGGATTGTCCATGAAAGACGTCGACCAGGAGGACGGCCGAGATCTTGAACCACAGGCGAGGTTGACGACTGGTGCAAACATGGAGGCGCTTGGTGGCGGTGGAAGAAATGGTTTCGTCGATGTTGCCCCCGCAATGCCTCGCGATTCTTTGGGCCCCCCCAGACGACAAAAGAAACGAATGACATCTCCAGAGCGATGGGAAATCAGACAGCTCATTGCATCCGGAGTGGCAAAGGCCTCGGACTATCCCGATCTCGAGGAGGATTACAATGCGACGCTGCGTGGC
The sequence above is drawn from the Trichoderma breve strain T069 chromosome 5, whole genome shotgun sequence genome and encodes:
- a CDS encoding argonaute siRNA chaperone (ARC) complex subunit arb1 domain-containing protein, translated to MPPEMDSAAIPDGDGAKAVESQPEVDESVISIPTLSVTGAGAEAQEEEADEDALDDAVDPAQPSAPTKKKRKNKKTTVARGPLALPKNRGNGFEEYFADPPMTPDEAMEEKQEIYSPRIQSCIQRFRSRRRVQYPRTTYFDDYLFLGGVDTNQAAYSGLDPKELKQLTPAQRREATVRDVVYEGTSGGDRFYNGDETKWTVDFASVAAGFLSRAIIPLTGLQTGPMEDAIDVIENFLRYVLHHDVCPEYEKNVKEALNVCLMAREEWPMLNSLQAALPGLFNFAATELFSKTDPDAWALDLFQIPEGFDAKSVFYSAITMLGDTKVFEHLVANAVELVNQYECTLEITKVHLPTKELIERFQKLAITTDGNKKIRLMELGKLTLKPAAIEDGWVEPDIQHPLQGKEIELYFEQNILVNLKPGMKMTLEICELGADVRFVKHIRKIVPSFYTFLAQELMVHFRVPEQNDRAAPSVHNPTAEDSQPVEE
- a CDS encoding proteolipid membrane potential modulator domain-containing protein, with product MCSADIFLGVLAILFPPLPVWVKCGICSADSLINILLCILGFIPGLLHAWYIIAKFPEPAYEYEAIPNEHGGGRVTYVYVQTPHGAHCQQPKPQEEQGRMNYGTTSRPEQHPSPSSRPQQNGGANSGEGSSDPQGVPPSYAEVVAGDHKVQTRD